One Massilia sp. 9096 genomic window carries:
- a CDS encoding NAD(P)/FAD-dependent oxidoreductase, with the protein MENNNMSTSRNQAEFDVIVLGGSYAGLSAAMQLARARRSVLVIDAGRRRNRFARLSHGFLTQDGSEAAAIAAQGRAQLQAYPNVAWASDTATAATGGGEHFDVTLSDGGSISGRRLVLAMGVTDTLPRVDGLAERWGRSVFHCPYCHGYELDEGDIGVLATGEVSMHHALMLPDWGRVTFLLNESFDPDDSQREALARRGVTVEATPVARIDGEADVVLRDGRRMSMTGLFVAPRTSVSGAIARQLGCATEAGPMGEFVATDAMKATSVPGVFSCGDMARAAGNVALAVADGAMAGVAAHRSLIAELNHAV; encoded by the coding sequence ATGGAGAACAACAACATGTCCACCTCCCGAAACCAGGCTGAGTTCGACGTCATCGTCCTCGGCGGCAGCTACGCCGGCCTTTCCGCCGCCATGCAGCTGGCGCGCGCACGCCGCAGCGTGCTGGTGATCGACGCCGGCCGGCGCCGCAATCGCTTCGCGCGGCTTTCGCACGGCTTTCTGACGCAGGACGGCAGCGAAGCCGCGGCGATCGCGGCCCAGGGGCGTGCGCAATTGCAGGCTTATCCGAACGTCGCCTGGGCCAGCGACACGGCAACCGCGGCCACCGGCGGCGGCGAGCATTTCGACGTGACGCTGAGCGACGGCGGCAGTATCAGCGGGCGCCGCCTGGTCCTGGCGATGGGCGTGACCGATACGCTACCGCGAGTCGACGGCCTGGCCGAGCGCTGGGGACGCAGCGTGTTTCACTGCCCTTATTGCCACGGCTACGAGCTCGACGAAGGCGACATCGGCGTGCTCGCCACGGGTGAGGTGTCGATGCACCATGCCCTGATGCTGCCGGACTGGGGCCGCGTCACGTTCTTGCTGAACGAGTCGTTCGACCCGGACGACTCCCAGCGCGAGGCCCTGGCCCGGCGCGGCGTGACGGTAGAGGCGACGCCGGTCGCGCGCATCGACGGTGAGGCCGACGTGGTGCTGCGCGACGGACGACGCATGAGCATGACGGGTCTGTTCGTCGCGCCGCGCACGTCGGTCAGTGGCGCGATCGCACGGCAGCTCGGCTGCGCCACGGAAGCCGGCCCGATGGGCGAGTTCGTGGCGACCGACGCCATGAAGGCGACCAGTGTGCCAGGCGTGTTCAGTTGCGGCGACATGGCGAGGGCTGCCGGCAACGTGGCCCTGGCGGTGGCGGACGGAGCGATGGCGGGCGTCGCGGCGCATCGCTCTTTGATTGCCGAGTTGAATCACGCCGTTTAG
- a CDS encoding sel1 repeat family protein yields the protein MLLPCRADAVDMDVGLNIEARKAEAAPACKRLRRADAPEGPDDYYRLGLCLAYGLGGPEKGDEGVASLRRAASADLVEAQMALADFLQAASPTQPQDAVYWYRRAEKLGDARAGGRADHLERRIALDAQRPTPPPDTIIDPTPMELQALYRQGYHCHAVFGEQWCHIADDI from the coding sequence TTGCTGCTGCCTTGCCGCGCCGACGCCGTGGACATGGACGTGGGACTCAACATCGAGGCGCGCAAGGCCGAGGCTGCGCCGGCCTGCAAACGCTTGCGGCGGGCGGACGCGCCCGAGGGGCCGGACGATTACTACCGGCTGGGCCTGTGCCTGGCGTACGGCCTCGGCGGCCCGGAAAAAGGCGACGAGGGTGTCGCCTCGCTGCGCCGTGCCGCCAGCGCCGACCTGGTGGAAGCGCAGATGGCGCTCGCCGACTTTCTTCAGGCCGCCAGTCCTACGCAACCGCAGGACGCCGTGTACTGGTACAGGCGCGCCGAGAAGCTCGGCGATGCGCGCGCCGGCGGCCGGGCCGACCACCTCGAGCGCCGCATCGCGCTGGACGCGCAACGCCCGACACCCCCGCCCGACACCATCATCGACCCCACGCCGATGGAACTGCAGGCGCTTTACCGCCAGGGTTACCACTGCCATGCCGTGTTCGGCGAGCAGTGGTGCCACATCGCGGACGACATCTGA
- a CDS encoding DUF3299 domain-containing protein: MKPFLIRSAAIAMAALAFNLAHAQQHPQNAAVPVLKDIPGVLPWSQLENVDSYKAKDGRLLPKYPDKVLALDNQKVQLQGFMMPLEPGIKQSHFLLTVTTPSCPYCLPAGPEGIVEIKANAPVKFTYTAMILTGQMHVLKSDPAGLYYRLTDATPVVP; this comes from the coding sequence ATGAAACCCTTCCTGATCCGCAGCGCCGCCATCGCGATGGCCGCACTGGCCTTCAATCTCGCCCACGCGCAGCAGCATCCACAAAACGCCGCCGTCCCGGTCCTCAAGGACATTCCAGGCGTCCTGCCATGGTCCCAGCTCGAGAACGTCGATTCGTACAAGGCCAAGGACGGGCGCCTGCTGCCGAAGTACCCCGACAAGGTGCTGGCACTCGACAACCAGAAGGTGCAGCTGCAAGGCTTCATGATGCCACTCGAGCCTGGCATCAAGCAATCCCACTTCCTGCTGACCGTTACCACGCCCAGCTGTCCATACTGCCTGCCCGCCGGACCCGAAGGCATCGTCGAGATCAAAGCCAATGCGCCGGTCAAGTTCACCTACACGGCGATGATTCTCACGGGCCAGATGCATGTGCTGAAATCGGATCCGGCCGGGCTGTACTACCGTTTGACCGACGCGACCCCGGTCGTTCCATGA
- a CDS encoding FtsX-like permease family protein, translated as MKRLNAGSLSLAALANKPLSTTLNLILMTMGIGMMTFIFSVSTQLERRTGQDAAGIDLVVGAKGSPFQLIMSSVFHIDIPTGNIPLEEAGTLRANALVAQVIPLALGDSYQGFRIVGTDTSYIEHFNASLAQGAVFTAPMQAVFGAQAARETVAKVGETFAGSHGLTMGGELHDHAPYRIVGILKPTGTVLDRLVLTPVASVWRVHETDPDEPHAPGAEQHHELTALLIKYRSPLAAVSLPRWVNSQPQLQAAQPALEAARLFKLVGAGADVLRAIATAVLVIAALSMFVALYNALEERQADLAILRALGASPGKVLRLLLVQGCVLALAGALLGWLAGHAAVALVAGWMAEDQDFALSAWTLLPQEILLPIVALLIGCIAAAIPAWRAYRIDIATTLAR; from the coding sequence ATGAAGCGCCTGAACGCCGGGTCACTGTCGCTGGCCGCCCTTGCAAACAAACCACTGTCGACGACGCTCAACCTGATTCTCATGACCATGGGGATCGGCATGATGACGTTCATCTTTTCGGTGTCGACACAGCTCGAACGGCGCACCGGCCAGGACGCGGCCGGGATCGACCTGGTCGTCGGCGCGAAAGGATCGCCCTTCCAGCTCATCATGTCTTCGGTGTTCCACATCGACATCCCGACCGGGAACATCCCGCTCGAAGAAGCGGGCACGCTGCGCGCCAACGCGCTGGTGGCGCAGGTAATCCCGCTGGCGCTGGGCGACAGCTACCAGGGCTTCCGGATCGTCGGCACCGACACCAGCTACATCGAACACTTCAACGCTTCGCTCGCGCAGGGTGCCGTGTTCACCGCCCCCATGCAAGCCGTGTTCGGTGCGCAGGCGGCGCGCGAGACCGTGGCCAAGGTCGGCGAGACGTTCGCCGGCTCGCACGGCCTGACCATGGGCGGAGAACTGCACGACCATGCGCCTTATCGGATCGTCGGCATCCTCAAGCCGACCGGCACGGTGCTCGACCGGTTGGTGCTGACGCCGGTCGCGTCGGTATGGCGCGTGCACGAGACCGATCCGGACGAGCCGCACGCGCCGGGCGCCGAACAGCACCACGAACTTACCGCCCTGCTGATCAAATACCGCTCGCCGCTCGCCGCGGTCAGCCTGCCGCGCTGGGTCAACAGCCAGCCGCAGCTGCAAGCGGCCCAGCCCGCGCTGGAAGCGGCGCGCCTGTTCAAGCTGGTCGGCGCCGGCGCCGATGTTCTGCGCGCCATCGCCACGGCGGTGCTGGTGATCGCCGCGCTGTCGATGTTCGTCGCCCTCTACAACGCCCTCGAAGAGCGCCAGGCCGACCTGGCGATCCTGCGTGCACTGGGCGCCTCGCCCGGGAAGGTGCTGCGCCTGCTGCTGGTGCAAGGCTGCGTACTGGCGCTCGCCGGCGCGCTGCTCGGGTGGCTGGCCGGACATGCCGCGGTTGCTCTGGTCGCCGGCTGGATGGCCGAGGACCAGGACTTTGCGCTCAGTGCCTGGACCTTGCTGCCGCAGGAAATCCTGCTGCCCATAGTTGCCCTGCTCATCGGCTGCATCGCGGCCGCCATCCCCGCCTGGCGTGCATATCGCATCGATATCGCCACGACCCTGGCACGTTAA
- a CDS encoding ABC transporter ATP-binding protein → MLKITRLGHAYAGRSVLSVEFFSLIQGRHALLLGPSGSGKSTLLNLIAGILTLQSGSIVLDDTDLADLSPREADSWRASHVGLLPQQLALIPSLSVADNIALPAYAVGKDPDVARVRELLAALDLGDYASAKPRQLSQGQRQRVAMARAVYTRPRLILADEPTANLDDANCARVVELLLAQAAATRASLIVASHDVRVMESLPETQLLRLPAATTATAAASAIGSGGPA, encoded by the coding sequence ATGCTAAAAATTACTCGGTTAGGCCATGCCTACGCCGGGCGTTCCGTGCTGTCGGTGGAGTTCTTCTCGCTGATTCAGGGCCGCCACGCCTTGCTCCTGGGCCCATCAGGCTCGGGCAAATCCACTTTGCTGAACCTCATCGCCGGCATCCTGACACTGCAGTCGGGCAGTATCGTCCTGGACGACACCGACCTTGCAGACTTGTCGCCGCGCGAAGCGGACAGCTGGCGCGCGTCGCACGTCGGGCTGTTGCCACAGCAGCTGGCCCTGATCCCCAGCCTGTCCGTCGCCGACAACATCGCGTTGCCGGCCTACGCGGTCGGCAAAGACCCGGACGTGGCGCGTGTACGTGAACTGCTCGCCGCGCTCGACCTGGGCGATTACGCCAGCGCCAAGCCGCGCCAGCTGAGCCAGGGACAACGCCAACGCGTCGCGATGGCCCGGGCTGTGTACACCCGTCCGCGCCTGATCCTGGCGGATGAGCCGACTGCCAACCTGGACGACGCCAACTGCGCCAGAGTCGTCGAGCTGCTGCTCGCGCAAGCCGCTGCCACGCGCGCCTCGCTTATCGTCGCCAGCCACGACGTACGCGTGATGGAATCGCTGCCCGAGACCCAGCTCTTGCGCCTGCCTGCCGCTACGACCGCAACCGCGGCGGCAAGCGCGATCGGAAGCGGAGGCCCGGCATGA
- a CDS encoding Fur family transcriptional regulator, translating into MRNWKHHNERILLMQVAYNKRVVDAHVIATGLQSQKALIECSPEGLITMQITTEQQAESMIRDTGARLTRPRTRVLVFLLKQPRPLTHHEIHEHLPGDPLDSVTLYRVLEWLTENGLVHRIAGADQVWRFGASAGKEDHEHAHFQCTSCDTVTCFNDMPLPRGVKMPNGFTSQEVDFLIKGTCPRCSK; encoded by the coding sequence ATGCGCAATTGGAAACATCATAACGAACGCATTCTGCTAATGCAAGTGGCTTACAACAAGCGCGTCGTGGACGCCCATGTTATCGCAACAGGGTTGCAATCACAAAAAGCCCTGATAGAATGTTCGCCAGAAGGATTGATCACCATGCAAATTACAACCGAACAGCAAGCGGAATCAATGATCCGCGATACGGGCGCACGCCTTACGCGTCCGCGCACGCGCGTGCTGGTGTTTTTGCTCAAGCAGCCGCGCCCTCTTACGCACCACGAAATCCACGAGCACCTGCCGGGCGATCCGCTGGACAGTGTCACGCTCTACCGCGTCCTCGAATGGTTGACGGAAAATGGATTGGTGCATCGTATCGCGGGGGCTGACCAGGTATGGCGCTTCGGCGCAAGCGCCGGCAAGGAAGACCACGAACACGCCCACTTCCAGTGCACGAGCTGCGACACGGTTACCTGCTTCAACGACATGCCCTTGCCGCGCGGCGTCAAGATGCCGAACGGCTTTACCAGCCAGGAAGTCGACTTCCTGATCAAGGGCACCTGCCCGCGCTGCAGTAAATAG
- a CDS encoding TonB-dependent receptor, with translation MQRTPKLRPLPLLLAGLFMSGAAVAAEAPDAPAPQAVDANGQPIQTVEVTAAHLKSERIELSPRIGTTVYTIDQHIIEGLPQGANTPFNEVLLRLPGVDQDSKASGSLHVRDDHANVQYRINGVLLPENISGFGTAIDTRLVDQIDFMTGALPAQFGLRTAAVIDIQTKEGVRNGGRIGVLVGSHNDVEPSAEFFGTQGNLSYYLSGSYVRNNLGIENPQPTRNALHDHTQQTKSFGNLSYFIDDQTRVGLMFGTYNGHFQIPNNPDQAPGFSLTGQSDADVGTSNVTSSQLNETQKEVNRFVVASLQKSLGDLNYQVSAFHQYSDLHFFPDALGDLIYNGVASDTLRSNSASGLQLDGSYKLNASHTVRTGLQYTRQVTHSNNTVRAFPTDDDGLQTSTDPLTIFDNSSKTGKLYSLYLQDEWHITAPLTLNYGLRYDKVDAFTQEHQWSPRVNLAYQIMQGTALHAGFSRYFTPPPQELAAQSSINLYTSTTNAPAIPVSDNVKAERTSYYDIGISHQVNSKLTLTADAYYKHIRNLLDEGQFGQALILSPFNYAKGYAKGLELSAIYSDAQWGGYLNFATQKAMGQNIVSGQSLFDPDELAYISNHYIYLDHDQKFTVSGGAHYHFGDNQVSTDVLYGSGLRLTPDGGAPNSGHLPSYTTVNFAYTHNWKNTGFGNVEGRLALVNAFDRSYLIRDGSGVGVGAPQFGTRRSVYAGLSVGF, from the coding sequence ATGCAACGCACTCCCAAACTCCGTCCGCTGCCGCTGCTGCTGGCAGGCTTGTTCATGTCCGGCGCCGCCGTCGCGGCCGAGGCACCCGATGCGCCGGCTCCGCAAGCCGTCGACGCCAACGGCCAGCCGATCCAGACCGTGGAAGTCACCGCCGCCCACCTGAAGAGCGAGCGCATCGAGCTGTCGCCGCGGATCGGCACGACGGTCTACACGATCGACCAGCACATCATCGAAGGCTTGCCGCAGGGCGCCAATACGCCGTTCAATGAAGTCCTGCTGCGCCTGCCGGGCGTCGACCAGGATTCGAAAGCGTCCGGCTCGCTGCACGTGCGCGACGACCACGCCAACGTCCAGTACCGCATCAACGGCGTGCTGCTGCCCGAAAACATCAGCGGCTTCGGCACCGCGATCGATACCCGCCTGGTCGACCAGATCGACTTCATGACCGGCGCCTTGCCGGCCCAATTCGGTCTTCGCACGGCGGCCGTGATCGACATCCAGACCAAGGAAGGCGTGCGCAACGGCGGCCGTATCGGCGTGCTGGTCGGCAGCCACAACGACGTCGAGCCGAGCGCGGAATTCTTCGGTACGCAAGGCAATCTGAGCTACTACCTGTCGGGCAGCTACGTGCGCAACAACCTCGGCATCGAGAACCCGCAGCCGACCCGCAACGCGCTGCACGACCACACGCAGCAGACCAAGTCCTTCGGCAACCTGTCGTACTTCATCGACGACCAGACCCGCGTCGGCCTGATGTTCGGCACTTATAACGGCCACTTCCAGATCCCGAACAATCCAGACCAGGCGCCTGGCTTCTCGCTGACCGGCCAGAGCGATGCCGACGTCGGCACCAGCAACGTGACGTCGTCGCAGCTGAACGAGACCCAGAAGGAAGTTAACCGCTTCGTCGTGGCGTCGCTGCAGAAGAGCCTGGGCGACCTGAACTATCAGGTCTCGGCCTTCCACCAGTATTCGGACCTGCACTTCTTCCCGGATGCGCTCGGCGACCTGATTTACAACGGCGTTGCGTCGGATACGCTGCGCTCGAACTCGGCCTCCGGCCTGCAACTGGACGGCAGCTATAAACTGAACGCCAGCCATACGGTGCGCACCGGCCTGCAGTACACGCGCCAGGTCACGCACAGCAACAACACGGTCCGGGCATTCCCGACCGACGATGACGGCCTGCAAACCTCGACCGATCCGCTGACGATCTTCGATAACTCAAGCAAGACCGGCAAGCTGTACAGTCTGTACCTGCAGGACGAGTGGCATATCACTGCGCCGTTGACCCTGAACTACGGTCTGCGCTACGACAAGGTGGACGCCTTCACGCAAGAGCACCAGTGGAGCCCGCGCGTCAACCTCGCTTACCAGATCATGCAAGGCACCGCGCTGCACGCGGGCTTCTCGCGCTACTTCACGCCGCCGCCGCAAGAACTCGCCGCGCAGTCGAGCATCAACCTGTACACCAGCACAACGAACGCCCCCGCGATTCCCGTGTCGGACAATGTGAAGGCTGAGCGCACCAGCTACTACGACATCGGTATCAGCCACCAGGTCAACAGCAAGCTGACGCTGACCGCGGACGCCTACTACAAGCACATCCGTAACCTGCTGGACGAAGGCCAGTTCGGCCAGGCGCTGATCCTGTCGCCGTTCAACTATGCGAAAGGCTATGCCAAGGGCCTCGAACTGTCGGCCATCTATAGCGACGCGCAATGGGGCGGCTACCTCAACTTCGCAACGCAAAAGGCGATGGGCCAAAACATTGTATCCGGCCAGTCGCTGTTCGACCCGGACGAGCTGGCGTACATTTCGAACCACTACATCTATCTCGACCACGACCAGAAGTTCACCGTCTCCGGCGGCGCGCATTACCACTTTGGCGACAACCAGGTCAGCACCGATGTCCTGTACGGCAGCGGCTTGCGCCTGACCCCGGACGGCGGCGCGCCCAACTCGGGCCACCTGCCGTCGTACACGACCGTGAACTTCGCATATACCCATAACTGGAAGAACACCGGCTTCGGCAACGTCGAGGGCCGACTGGCGCTGGTCAATGCGTTCGACCGCAGCTACCTGATTCGCGACGGTAGCGGTGTCGGCGTCGGCGCGCCGCAGTTCGGCACGCGCCGCTCGGTGTACGCGGGCCTGTCGGTCGGATTCTGA
- a CDS encoding MerC domain-containing protein, with the protein MLLRRTVSPRADSEIFHRAMVGLALCAALIVLAPGYLTHRRVRVVATGAAGLARLASAAFVVGPRHGEAAETCLTVAGAVLLTVAHLRNRACCRACFTMI; encoded by the coding sequence CTGCTGCTTCGCCGCACTGTTAGCCCACGCGCGGACAGCGAAATCTTCCACCGTGCCATGGTCGGTCTGGCGCTGTGCGCCGCCCTGATTGTACTGGCGCCGGGCTACCTTACGCATCGTCGCGTACGGGTCGTCGCAACGGGTGCCGCCGGGCTGGCACGTCTCGCAAGCGCGGCATTCGTGGTCGGCCCGCGCCACGGTGAAGCGGCCGAGACCTGCCTCACCGTCGCGGGCGCCGTGCTGCTCACCGTGGCGCATTTGCGCAACCGCGCCTGCTGCCGCGCATGCTTCACGATGATCTGA
- a CDS encoding protease pro-enzyme activation domain-containing protein produces MAKYDERRVVPGSAPIHIHNAVPVGRAPEEERFDVTVRVRRRAPLNLTALASRVLTREEYEAQHGAAPEDMEKVADFARHFGLVVTAMESGRRSVFLSGTVAQFEKAFGTLIEHVEHEAGVTRQRQGELTVPEEIADLVEGVFGIQDTPIARPHFQIYRVGAAEVLQPSQQVSNTSFTPVELARLYNFPQDVDGSGQCIAIIELGGGYRTRDLVAYFKRLNLPSPKVTTVRVDGGKNQPGTPDGADGEVMLDIEVAAAVAPRASIVVYFAPNTDKGFLDAVTAALHDKTNRPSVISISWGGPEKNWTGQAMASFDEAFQAGAALGVTICCASGDAGSGDENPDNAQPDGLEHVDFPSSSPHVLACGGTRLVASGGGIASETVWNDDPRSSAGGGGVSDVFDVPDYQRSANIPPSANPGGRRGRGVPDVAGNADPQTGYQVRVDGEDMVIGGTSAVAPLWAGLIALFNQKLGRPVGFLQPVLYSGNMSGGLRDVTSGNNGAYRAGPGWDCCTGWGSPDGLALLASLAKG; encoded by the coding sequence ATGGCAAAGTACGACGAGCGCAGGGTAGTTCCCGGCAGCGCCCCGATCCATATCCATAACGCGGTGCCAGTCGGACGCGCGCCTGAGGAAGAACGGTTTGATGTCACTGTGCGTGTACGCCGTCGCGCGCCACTCAACCTGACCGCGCTGGCAAGCCGCGTGCTCACGCGCGAGGAATATGAAGCGCAGCATGGTGCCGCTCCGGAAGATATGGAGAAAGTCGCTGATTTCGCACGACACTTCGGTCTCGTTGTCACCGCGATGGAAAGCGGTCGGCGGAGCGTTTTCCTGAGTGGAACCGTGGCCCAGTTCGAAAAGGCCTTTGGCACTCTCATCGAGCACGTCGAACATGAGGCAGGTGTCACGCGTCAGCGCCAGGGCGAACTGACCGTGCCGGAAGAGATCGCGGACTTGGTCGAGGGCGTGTTCGGCATCCAGGATACGCCGATTGCGCGTCCCCATTTCCAGATCTACCGCGTAGGCGCTGCGGAGGTCTTGCAGCCGAGCCAGCAGGTGTCGAACACGTCGTTCACTCCCGTCGAGCTCGCGCGGCTCTACAATTTTCCGCAGGATGTCGACGGCAGCGGCCAATGCATCGCCATCATCGAGCTCGGCGGCGGTTATCGAACGCGCGACCTTGTTGCGTACTTCAAACGCCTGAACCTGCCGTCGCCAAAGGTGACGACCGTAAGAGTCGACGGTGGGAAAAATCAACCTGGCACGCCGGACGGTGCGGACGGCGAAGTAATGCTCGACATCGAAGTTGCTGCGGCCGTCGCGCCCAGGGCTTCTATTGTCGTGTACTTTGCGCCAAACACCGACAAAGGCTTCCTCGATGCAGTCACCGCCGCGCTGCACGACAAGACGAATCGCCCTAGCGTTATCTCGATCAGTTGGGGTGGGCCCGAGAAAAATTGGACCGGACAGGCAATGGCGTCTTTTGACGAGGCTTTCCAGGCCGGCGCTGCGCTCGGCGTCACGATCTGCTGCGCTTCGGGTGACGCTGGTTCAGGAGACGAGAATCCGGACAATGCTCAGCCCGACGGCCTGGAACACGTCGACTTCCCGTCTTCGAGCCCGCATGTCTTGGCCTGCGGCGGAACGCGCCTGGTCGCCAGCGGCGGCGGCATTGCATCCGAGACGGTGTGGAACGATGACCCTAGGAGTAGCGCAGGTGGTGGTGGCGTCAGTGACGTGTTCGACGTGCCGGACTACCAGCGTAGCGCCAACATTCCCCCCTCGGCCAATCCTGGCGGCCGGCGCGGACGCGGCGTACCAGACGTCGCTGGCAACGCGGATCCGCAGACGGGTTATCAAGTCCGTGTCGATGGCGAGGATATGGTGATCGGTGGAACCAGCGCCGTCGCGCCGTTGTGGGCCGGTTTGATAGCGCTGTTTAATCAAAAGCTCGGCCGTCCGGTTGGCTTCCTGCAGCCCGTGCTGTACAGCGGAAATATGAGCGGTGGTCTGCGCGACGTCACCAGCGGAAACAACGGTGCTTATCGAGCTGGACCAGGCTGGGATTGCTGTACAGGTTGGGGCTCGCCGGATGGGCTAGCGCTGCTTGCGAGCCTCGCTAAAGGCTGA